In Maridesulfovibrio sp., the following proteins share a genomic window:
- the mraY gene encoding phospho-N-acetylmuramoyl-pentapeptide-transferase, with translation MIYHFLVPLSTELGLLNVFRYITFRSIYALLTALVITIVLGPMMMHWLQKVKCGQYIQDEVGEMHKCKAGTPTMGGLLLGFGVLVSTMLWADLTNIYVWLTMLVFAGFGLVGFVDDYTKIKGKKNKGISPKAKLFGQLLVAGTAVALLIMQPAYSTELAVPFFKNFTPNLGWLYLPFALLVMIGASNGVNLTDGLDGLAIGPSITSATCYAFFIYIAGHVGMSSYLSVPHVPGVGEVTVFCGALVGAGLGFLWYNAYPAQIFMGDVGSLSIGGVLGFIAVLCKQELLLIIVGGVFVFETISVIMQVSYFKVSGGKRIFRMAPLHHHFEHKGVPESKIVIRFWIISILMALMALSTLKIR, from the coding sequence ATGATTTATCATTTTCTAGTCCCCTTAAGCACCGAGCTGGGACTGCTTAACGTATTCCGTTACATCACCTTCAGGTCCATCTACGCCCTGCTCACAGCGCTGGTTATCACCATCGTGCTCGGCCCCATGATGATGCACTGGCTGCAAAAAGTTAAATGCGGGCAGTACATACAGGACGAAGTAGGCGAAATGCACAAATGTAAGGCGGGGACACCGACTATGGGCGGGTTGCTCCTTGGCTTCGGAGTGCTGGTTTCCACCATGCTCTGGGCTGACCTGACCAACATATACGTTTGGCTGACCATGCTTGTTTTCGCCGGATTCGGACTGGTCGGATTCGTGGACGACTACACCAAAATCAAGGGCAAAAAGAATAAGGGCATCTCTCCCAAAGCAAAGCTTTTCGGACAGTTGCTCGTAGCCGGAACAGCCGTGGCACTGTTGATCATGCAGCCTGCTTATTCAACTGAACTTGCTGTGCCGTTTTTTAAAAATTTCACCCCGAACCTCGGCTGGCTATATCTGCCATTCGCACTACTGGTCATGATCGGGGCGTCAAACGGGGTAAACCTTACAGACGGACTGGACGGATTGGCCATCGGCCCTTCCATTACCAGTGCCACCTGTTACGCATTTTTTATCTACATTGCCGGTCATGTTGGAATGTCCAGCTACCTGAGCGTTCCCCATGTTCCCGGAGTCGGCGAGGTAACTGTTTTCTGCGGCGCACTGGTCGGCGCGGGACTTGGTTTTCTCTGGTACAACGCTTACCCGGCACAAATATTCATGGGCGATGTAGGTTCACTGAGTATCGGCGGCGTGCTCGGTTTTATTGCCGTTCTCTGCAAGCAGGAACTGCTGCTGATCATAGTCGGCGGTGTTTTTGTCTTCGAGACCATCTCGGTCATCATGCAGGTCAGCTATTTTAAAGTCAGCGGTGGTAAGCGCATTTTCCGCATGGCCCCGCTGCACCATCATTTTGAACACAAGGGAGTTCCCGAATCAAAGATCGTAATCAGATTCTGGATCATCTCGATTTTAATGGCCCTCATGGCCCTGAGTACCCTGAAAATCAGGTAA
- a CDS encoding penicillin-binding transpeptidase domain-containing protein — MAKRKKESLKASRTKLLFVMVLFALVWTGLLGRAAWLQLFKGSDLSRMVSRQHLAAELERGERGSIYDRNGNLLATSVEASSVYIRPVKVTDVNGTALKLSKILGISQTKLRKKLSRKSNFIWIKRQLNDRIAQKVKQADLPGVYLTTEYVRLYPNNYLAGQLLGFSGIDGKGLEGLEKEFNDRLAGRKAQFVVQRDASGRRLYLDAMGREMDVRGKDIHLTIDSHLQSVTENALAEAVKKYNGQWGSAIIVEVSSGDILAMANCPRFNPNIFRTSSPNIWRNRAALDVVEPGSTFKPFLMAAALEHKVVTPEKLFDCENGRWKIHGKYIKDTHKEGWLPVHKILRYSSNIGCAKIGLELGVQNYHKFINDLGFGHKTGLPIPGDRKGLIRPAANWNDIDLAAGSFGQGIGVTTVQMAKAFLTLANKGVEKPLHLVQFPRSKEEEAPKRIFSADVAEKVLSMMREVVQDDGTGRRARISGTTVAGKTGTAQKAQGKGGYGTEYIASFAALVPGYNPDYIVYMMVDDPKPDHYGSTVVAPAVKKIMTQTLAYYGKLPEHRNPTPVIAAGKTVTDMPKKALRATPPAAVVSGDTVPNLEGMPIRRAIEILVQKGFVPKLKGNGMTVTKQVPSAGDKWPEDKQAEMVLWVS; from the coding sequence ATGGCCAAAAGGAAAAAAGAAAGCCTGAAGGCGAGCAGAACAAAGCTGCTCTTCGTCATGGTCCTTTTCGCCCTTGTATGGACAGGACTCCTGGGCAGGGCTGCATGGTTGCAGTTGTTCAAAGGGTCCGACCTTTCACGCATGGTTTCCCGGCAGCATCTTGCAGCGGAACTGGAACGCGGAGAACGCGGCTCCATTTATGACCGCAACGGCAATCTGCTGGCTACCAGTGTAGAAGCCTCTTCTGTATACATCCGTCCTGTCAAAGTGACCGATGTAAACGGAACGGCTCTTAAACTTTCAAAGATTCTCGGTATTTCACAAACTAAACTGAGAAAAAAACTATCAAGAAAGTCCAACTTTATCTGGATCAAACGGCAGCTCAATGACCGTATTGCCCAAAAGGTAAAGCAGGCCGATCTACCCGGAGTATACCTGACCACAGAATACGTCAGGCTTTATCCCAATAACTACCTTGCGGGGCAGCTGCTGGGCTTTTCCGGTATTGACGGTAAAGGGCTTGAAGGACTCGAAAAGGAATTCAACGACCGTCTTGCAGGACGCAAGGCCCAGTTCGTTGTACAACGCGACGCTTCCGGGCGCAGGCTCTACCTAGATGCCATGGGCCGAGAAATGGACGTACGCGGTAAAGACATCCACCTGACCATTGATTCACATCTGCAATCAGTCACAGAGAACGCTCTGGCTGAAGCAGTTAAGAAATACAACGGGCAGTGGGGGTCCGCAATAATTGTTGAAGTATCCAGCGGCGATATTCTGGCAATGGCCAACTGTCCGCGCTTCAACCCGAATATTTTCCGCACCAGCTCCCCCAACATATGGAGGAATCGTGCGGCTCTCGACGTTGTTGAGCCGGGATCAACCTTCAAACCCTTCCTTATGGCTGCGGCACTTGAGCATAAGGTTGTCACCCCGGAAAAGCTCTTTGATTGTGAAAACGGACGCTGGAAAATCCACGGTAAGTATATCAAGGACACCCATAAGGAAGGATGGCTCCCAGTACACAAAATCCTACGCTATTCCAGCAACATCGGCTGCGCCAAGATCGGTCTTGAGTTGGGTGTGCAGAACTACCACAAGTTCATCAACGACCTTGGTTTCGGCCATAAGACCGGATTGCCGATTCCCGGTGACCGCAAAGGGTTGATCAGGCCGGCAGCCAATTGGAATGACATTGACCTTGCCGCTGGATCATTCGGACAGGGTATCGGTGTCACTACAGTGCAAATGGCCAAAGCGTTCCTTACCCTGGCCAATAAAGGTGTTGAAAAACCGCTCCACCTGGTGCAATTCCCCCGCTCCAAAGAAGAGGAGGCACCCAAGCGCATCTTCAGTGCTGACGTTGCGGAAAAAGTGCTCTCAATGATGCGCGAGGTAGTACAGGACGATGGAACCGGGCGCAGAGCCCGTATAAGCGGGACGACTGTTGCCGGTAAAACCGGAACCGCGCAGAAAGCACAGGGTAAAGGCGGATACGGAACTGAGTACATTGCATCTTTCGCAGCGCTGGTTCCGGGGTACAACCCGGATTACATCGTCTACATGATGGTTGACGATCCAAAACCCGATCATTACGGCAGCACTGTTGTAGCTCCGGCGGTAAAAAAGATTATGACCCAGACCCTTGCCTACTACGGCAAGCTACCGGAACACCGCAATCCTACCCCGGTTATAGCTGCGGGAAAAACAGTTACCGATATGCCTAAGAAGGCGCTCAGGGCTACCCCGCCCGCGGCTGTTGTTTCCGGTGACACAGTTCCGAATTTGGAAGGAATGCCCATTCGCAGGGCAATTGAAATATTGGTCCAGAAAGGATTCGTCCCCAAACTGAAAGGTAATGGGATGACCGTAACCAAGCAGGTTCCCTCCGCAGGCGACAAATGGCCTGAGGATAAACAAGCAGAAATGGTTCTCTGGGTTTCTTAA
- the murD gene encoding UDP-N-acetylmuramoyl-L-alanine--D-glutamate ligase, with translation MDSAFVEQVTSTRMFTGRLAVVAGAGRSGLAAAKLLHKLKATVRIVDSNEDLSTDILAGLGPDAELMTGPFCEEQFAGADVIIASPGIPARKIAPFIGNLPERAIISELEMASWFANEPKIAITGTNGKTTTTALIEHILRESGREPFAGANYGTPLSEFIYEDRKADVLVLEVSSFQLQNCRLFRPKAAILLNIAPNHLNYHEDMDEYLAAKLKIFERQSAEELAILPAQMKGELDPASFTNAEVKWFDGSTFPEQPNLPGHHNRLNIEAAWLALEKIGLTREEFEAGLKTFKGKPHRIQNIGTVNGVRFIDDSKGTNLDAVRAALNSFEGPVRLLLGGVFKGGDVKELLPAMHGKVVEVGLFGDGREHFEPALKDDFKISWHENLEKAVKTLFANAQAGETILLSPATASFDAYSGYEARGDDFKRIMEELS, from the coding sequence ATGGACAGCGCATTTGTAGAACAGGTCACATCGACCCGTATGTTCACCGGAAGACTGGCAGTTGTTGCCGGAGCCGGACGTTCAGGTCTTGCTGCAGCAAAACTGCTGCACAAGCTTAAGGCCACCGTGCGCATTGTGGACAGCAACGAAGACCTCAGCACTGACATCCTCGCTGGTCTGGGCCCGGATGCTGAACTCATGACCGGACCTTTCTGTGAAGAACAGTTCGCAGGAGCCGACGTGATTATCGCCAGCCCCGGAATCCCGGCCCGAAAGATCGCTCCGTTTATCGGCAACTTGCCGGAACGGGCAATCATCTCCGAACTCGAAATGGCTTCATGGTTCGCCAACGAGCCGAAGATCGCCATTACCGGAACCAACGGCAAAACAACGACCACAGCGCTTATCGAGCACATCCTGAGAGAGTCGGGACGTGAACCTTTTGCCGGAGCCAACTACGGTACTCCCCTTTCCGAATTCATATATGAAGACAGAAAGGCTGATGTGCTGGTGCTTGAAGTTTCAAGCTTTCAGCTACAGAACTGCCGTTTGTTCAGACCGAAAGCCGCAATTCTGCTCAATATCGCACCGAACCACCTCAATTACCATGAGGATATGGACGAGTACCTTGCGGCCAAGCTCAAAATTTTCGAGCGCCAGAGCGCTGAAGAACTGGCTATCCTGCCTGCGCAAATGAAAGGCGAACTCGATCCGGCCAGTTTCACCAACGCAGAAGTTAAATGGTTTGACGGTTCCACATTCCCGGAACAGCCAAACCTGCCCGGACACCACAACCGTTTGAACATTGAAGCGGCTTGGCTGGCTTTGGAAAAAATAGGGCTGACACGTGAAGAATTTGAAGCCGGGCTGAAAACCTTCAAAGGCAAACCACACCGTATTCAGAATATTGGTACTGTGAACGGGGTCCGTTTCATTGATGACTCCAAGGGTACAAACCTCGATGCGGTCCGCGCGGCGCTGAACAGCTTCGAAGGTCCGGTTAGGCTGCTGCTGGGCGGCGTTTTCAAGGGCGGTGATGTAAAAGAACTGCTTCCGGCCATGCACGGCAAAGTTGTCGAGGTCGGGCTGTTTGGTGACGGGCGCGAGCACTTCGAACCGGCCCTGAAAGATGATTTCAAAATTTCCTGGCACGAAAATCTCGAAAAGGCGGTAAAGACCCTTTTCGCAAACGCACAGGCAGGCGAAACAATCCTGCTTTCCCCGGCAACAGCAAGCTTTGACGCTTACTCCGGATATGAGGCTAGAGGCGATGATTTCAAACGGATCATGGAGGAACTCTCTTGA
- the murG gene encoding undecaprenyldiphospho-muramoylpentapeptide beta-N-acetylglucosaminyltransferase: MKRIILTTGGTGGHVFPALAVAEEIKKRFPECEILFLGGKGPEKDMVERAGINFKGLPAKGVLGGGLKKIFSSFWIVGAMLMSLKEVAGFKPDAVLGFGGYAGFCPVLAAWMLGIPTAIHEQNSVPGVTNRILGKVVNKIFSSFEDRSGSFPAAKTIVVGNPVRKEIIASETKANQKAVLVFGGSQGAAAINDAIVNGLARLKGAGISLRHQTGKTDFEKVRKAYMDNGMEGDAVSPFIHNMGEAYAEAALVVCRAGASTVFEVAAAGKPAIFIPFPHATHDHQTGNARALADLGAAKLIPQGELGGNRLADEIIALIEDQDRLEAMGRKGLSFARTDAASAIAEGTLDIIRMKTVRGAA, from the coding sequence ATGAAACGCATAATCCTGACTACCGGCGGAACCGGTGGACATGTTTTTCCAGCTCTGGCTGTTGCCGAAGAGATAAAAAAACGCTTTCCGGAATGCGAGATTCTATTTCTCGGCGGCAAGGGACCGGAAAAGGACATGGTCGAGCGTGCAGGAATCAACTTCAAGGGACTTCCTGCAAAAGGAGTTCTGGGCGGTGGCCTGAAAAAAATTTTCAGCTCTTTCTGGATTGTGGGTGCGATGCTCATGTCACTTAAGGAAGTTGCAGGCTTCAAGCCTGACGCAGTCCTGGGTTTTGGCGGTTATGCCGGATTCTGTCCGGTACTTGCGGCATGGATGCTTGGTATCCCCACCGCAATCCATGAGCAGAACAGCGTTCCCGGTGTTACCAACAGGATTCTTGGGAAGGTAGTAAACAAAATTTTCTCCTCATTTGAGGACAGGAGCGGATCATTCCCCGCAGCTAAAACTATCGTTGTGGGTAATCCGGTCCGCAAAGAAATCATTGCTTCCGAAACAAAAGCAAACCAGAAAGCTGTACTGGTTTTCGGCGGGAGCCAGGGAGCGGCAGCCATTAACGACGCCATCGTAAACGGACTTGCCAGGCTCAAAGGTGCTGGTATCAGCTTGCGCCACCAGACCGGAAAAACCGACTTTGAAAAAGTACGCAAGGCGTACATGGATAACGGAATGGAAGGCGATGCAGTCTCCCCGTTCATCCACAACATGGGCGAAGCTTATGCCGAGGCCGCCCTTGTGGTCTGCCGTGCTGGTGCATCCACTGTTTTTGAAGTAGCGGCTGCGGGTAAGCCGGCCATTTTTATCCCGTTTCCGCATGCAACCCACGACCACCAGACCGGGAATGCACGTGCTCTCGCTGATCTGGGTGCGGCAAAACTTATTCCGCAGGGTGAACTTGGCGGAAACAGGCTGGCAGATGAAATTATTGCGCTGATTGAGGATCAGGACCGACTGGAAGCCATGGGAAGAAAAGGGCTTTCATTTGCGCGGACTGATGCAGCCTCCGCCATTGCGGAAGGCACTTTAGATATTATTAGAATGAAAACAGTGAGAGGTGCAGCATGA
- the ftsW gene encoding putative lipid II flippase FtsW, whose amino-acid sequence MNKKTDLSGKPERFDYWLLGAALLLACFGLMMVLSASGIMAERFFDDKYLFFKKQAIFLVAGTFMMYISSRLPKAVFYNMVYVWLMAAFVLLLLCDFSPLSVAAGGAKRWIMLGPLRIQPLEFCKPALVLYLAYFFSRKQELIKTFSVGFLPPFAITGALCLLLMLQPDFGGSVFLCMILFFMSLVGGTRVSYLLTSLVFAAGAGYMLITSSPYRLKRMTAFIDPFKSAHEEGYQLVQSLYAFGSGNVFGQGLGAGKQKLFFLPEAHNDFIMAVVGEELGFIGVLAVFAVIGFLVWRGFKIALAQEDLQDRFTAYGLTIMLALGFCLNLAVVMGTVPPKGVPMPFVSYGGSSLIISCICIGILLNLSRGKV is encoded by the coding sequence TTGAATAAGAAAACGGACCTCTCCGGCAAACCGGAACGCTTTGATTACTGGCTGTTAGGCGCAGCACTCCTGCTGGCCTGTTTCGGCCTGATGATGGTCCTTTCCGCAAGCGGAATCATGGCCGAGCGTTTCTTTGACGATAAATACCTCTTCTTCAAGAAGCAGGCTATTTTTCTCGTGGCCGGAACCTTCATGATGTACATCAGCTCCCGTCTGCCCAAGGCCGTTTTCTATAACATGGTCTATGTCTGGCTGATGGCGGCATTTGTACTCCTGCTGCTCTGCGACTTTTCTCCGCTGTCTGTTGCCGCAGGCGGAGCAAAGCGCTGGATCATGCTCGGTCCGCTACGCATTCAGCCGCTGGAGTTCTGTAAACCGGCGCTGGTCCTTTATCTGGCTTATTTTTTCTCGCGCAAGCAGGAACTTATAAAAACTTTCAGTGTAGGTTTCCTGCCGCCTTTCGCCATTACCGGAGCGCTCTGTCTGCTGCTGATGCTGCAACCGGACTTCGGCGGATCGGTATTTTTGTGTATGATTCTCTTTTTCATGAGTCTGGTCGGCGGAACCAGAGTCAGCTACCTGCTGACCTCACTGGTTTTCGCAGCCGGGGCAGGATACATGCTCATTACCAGCTCCCCGTATAGACTCAAACGAATGACCGCGTTCATTGATCCGTTCAAGTCCGCTCATGAAGAAGGCTATCAGCTGGTACAGTCCCTCTATGCTTTCGGATCGGGCAATGTTTTCGGACAGGGCCTCGGCGCCGGTAAGCAAAAACTTTTCTTCCTCCCGGAAGCACACAACGACTTCATCATGGCCGTTGTGGGTGAGGAACTCGGTTTCATCGGCGTGCTGGCCGTTTTCGCTGTAATCGGATTTCTGGTCTGGCGTGGATTTAAAATTGCGCTGGCACAGGAAGATCTGCAAGACCGTTTCACTGCTTACGGGCTGACCATTATGCTCGCTCTCGGCTTCTGCCTGAACCTTGCCGTGGTCATGGGCACCGTACCGCCCAAGGGTGTACCCATGCCCTTCGTCAGCTACGGCGGATCGAGCTTAATAATTTCGTGCATCTGCATTGGCATTCTCCTCAACTTATCGAGGGGGAAAGTCTGA
- the rsmH gene encoding 16S rRNA (cytosine(1402)-N(4))-methyltransferase RsmH, with amino-acid sequence MESKKLIPEQVHTSVLLNEVIEWLAPKSGGRYLDGTLGMAGHSSAILKAAGEGAELAGLDRDEQALELAGERLAPFGDKAHRFHLAFSKFEAALNELGWDTVDGVVLDLGVSSLHLDHAERGFSFIKDGPLDMRMDPAGGMPPASSIVNKGSYSDLNRILKLYGEEPLASKITKAIIAAREEEKITTTLQLASIVEKAYPAKRRALSRTHPATKTFQGLRIAVNSELEELQNFLDRVPERLSPGARVAIISFHSLEDRIVKKTFKAQSQSCDCPPMQPMCTCGKVKRMHVLTRKPVLPTEEEMKVNTRSRSAKLRVAERTGEDG; translated from the coding sequence ATGGAAAGCAAGAAATTAATACCTGAACAGGTCCACACTTCTGTCCTGCTGAACGAGGTCATTGAATGGCTGGCTCCCAAATCCGGTGGCCGCTACCTTGACGGTACCCTCGGCATGGCCGGACACTCCAGTGCAATCCTTAAAGCCGCAGGTGAAGGAGCAGAACTGGCCGGTCTGGACCGCGATGAGCAGGCCCTTGAACTCGCCGGTGAACGGCTGGCTCCTTTTGGCGATAAGGCCCATAGGTTCCACCTTGCTTTCAGTAAGTTTGAAGCGGCACTCAATGAACTGGGCTGGGACACCGTGGACGGCGTGGTTCTGGACCTTGGCGTGTCATCCCTGCATCTGGACCATGCCGAGCGCGGGTTCAGCTTCATAAAAGATGGACCGCTGGATATGCGCATGGACCCGGCAGGTGGTATGCCCCCGGCCTCTTCCATCGTTAACAAAGGTTCATATTCCGACCTGAACAGAATTTTAAAGCTGTACGGCGAGGAACCACTGGCATCAAAGATCACCAAGGCGATCATTGCAGCTCGTGAAGAAGAAAAAATCACTACAACTCTGCAATTGGCCTCCATTGTGGAAAAGGCATACCCGGCAAAACGCAGGGCTTTGTCCCGAACCCATCCGGCGACAAAAACCTTTCAGGGACTGCGCATTGCCGTGAATTCCGAACTGGAAGAGTTGCAGAACTTCCTTGACCGGGTTCCGGAACGCTTAAGCCCCGGCGCAAGGGTCGCGATCATATCCTTCCACTCTTTGGAAGACCGCATCGTGAAAAAGACCTTCAAGGCGCAGTCGCAAAGCTGTGACTGCCCGCCCATGCAGCCCATGTGTACATGCGGAAAGGTCAAACGGATGCATGTGCTGACCAGAAAACCTGTCCTCCCCACAGAGGAAGAAATGAAGGTCAACACCCGCAGCCGAAGCGCAAAACTCCGCGTAGCCGAAAGGACCGGGGAGGACGGGTAA
- a CDS encoding UDP-N-acetylmuramoyl-L-alanyl-D-glutamate--2,6-diaminopimelate ligase: MSETVLNKVKWDALLAKVGEGLMVRMDSRVVREGEVFVAISGPLRDGADFVPQALKNGAAYIVCDKEIDTGTAELIIHPAPREALGELAMTYFKTADSRIKLIGITGTNGKTTTTYLIEQLLSSAGMKVGVLGTVSYRWPGFEQEAPLTTPGCWQLHEMLSKMDKAGVEVAVMEVSSHALHQNRVCGLSFDAAVITNVTQDHLDYHGDMEEYFKAKCLLFQHYPSALKRGIINFDDPYGRRLLECYTPAIGYGMDKSCTTGNKSLCGEMISCSGDGMRLKMTFGSDEWEIETDLIGKFNGSNLLAAQAIGLHMGLTPAQMDVFKEFAGVPGRLERVRNDMGFNIFVDYAHTPDALDNVLRTLKDLDFKRVITVFGCGGDRDRAKRPLMAEAACRHSDVAVLTSDNPRTEDPMQIIEDVRPGLKGCGHIIEEVDRAEAIRKAVAEMTTDDVLLIAGKGHETYQIIGTEKRDFSDSVEVSKAIKEIYG, from the coding sequence ATGTCGGAAACAGTACTGAACAAAGTTAAATGGGACGCGCTCCTCGCCAAAGTCGGCGAAGGGTTGATGGTCCGTATGGATTCACGGGTTGTCCGAGAGGGTGAAGTATTTGTCGCCATCTCCGGTCCTCTTCGTGACGGTGCTGATTTCGTACCACAGGCACTGAAGAACGGTGCCGCTTATATCGTCTGCGACAAAGAAATCGATACCGGGACAGCCGAGCTGATTATCCACCCAGCCCCCCGTGAAGCTCTCGGCGAACTGGCGATGACTTATTTCAAGACAGCAGACAGCAGGATCAAACTTATAGGTATTACCGGAACCAACGGTAAGACAACCACTACTTATCTGATCGAACAACTGCTTTCCTCTGCCGGAATGAAAGTAGGCGTGCTCGGCACTGTAAGTTACCGCTGGCCCGGTTTCGAACAGGAAGCGCCGCTGACGACTCCCGGTTGCTGGCAGTTGCATGAAATGCTGTCCAAAATGGATAAAGCCGGAGTCGAAGTGGCAGTCATGGAAGTGTCTTCACACGCTTTGCACCAGAACCGTGTTTGTGGATTGTCCTTCGACGCGGCGGTAATAACCAACGTTACACAGGACCACCTTGATTACCACGGTGACATGGAAGAGTACTTCAAGGCCAAGTGCCTGCTCTTTCAGCACTATCCCAGCGCTCTCAAACGGGGAATCATTAACTTCGATGACCCGTATGGCAGACGGCTGCTGGAATGCTACACCCCGGCAATAGGGTACGGTATGGACAAAAGCTGTACCACCGGAAATAAGTCCCTGTGCGGTGAAATGATTTCCTGCTCCGGCGACGGAATGCGGCTGAAAATGACCTTCGGCAGCGATGAATGGGAAATCGAAACCGATCTGATCGGTAAATTTAACGGTTCCAATCTGCTGGCTGCGCAGGCCATCGGACTGCATATGGGCCTGACCCCGGCCCAGATGGATGTCTTCAAGGAATTTGCCGGTGTTCCAGGTAGGCTTGAGCGTGTACGCAATGATATGGGATTCAATATTTTCGTGGACTATGCCCACACCCCGGATGCGCTGGATAATGTCCTGCGCACCCTTAAAGATCTTGATTTCAAAAGGGTTATCACCGTGTTCGGCTGCGGTGGAGACCGTGACCGGGCCAAGCGTCCGCTCATGGCTGAAGCAGCCTGCCGCCATTCCGATGTGGCTGTGCTTACTTCGGACAACCCGCGGACTGAAGACCCAATGCAGATCATCGAAGATGTGCGCCCCGGTCTCAAGGGTTGCGGACATATCATCGAAGAAGTTGACCGCGCTGAAGCCATCAGGAAAGCAGTTGCGGAAATGACTACGGATGACGTTCTGCTCATCGCAGGCAAGGGCCACGAAACATATCAGATAATTGGTACAGAAAAACGGGACTTCAGCGACAGCGTAGAAGTTTCCAAGGCGATCAAGGAGATTTACGGTTGA
- the murF gene encoding UDP-N-acetylmuramoyl-tripeptide--D-alanyl-D-alanine ligase has translation MKLTLCELEELLMGSSDLPCATDIEITAVRTDSRLVNKHDVFFCIEGENFDGHNFAEAALDAGAAAVVVSQFMPELEGRQAIMVRDTVQALGRVAAYWREKSQARMIAVTGSAGKTTVKEMLAHVLSGSHSVHKNFMNMNNQLGLPLSMLEASGEETYWVMELGISLPHDMGELGPIASPDMAIIHNIGPAHLEGLGSLENVAVQKASLFKYIRPGGKALCCKDHELLWNAASEITTPVAFSSRDETAEYYSTLLHTLPDGSGRFLLKAGEESTEVVLPTCGEHFAENAAAVTCAAHQLGMELTEIAERLATVEMPKQRFHCHTHGEWVLIDDSYNANPLSMNRAIDTAKRIAGEKPLVLVLGDMLELGSEAGSAHYDLGEKIAEIKPNATFYFGQHYAEVAAKTNGCTLVPVKKPDEFLNGIHELGLSDAVVLFKGSRSCHMEEYFYALNSDINGETGGNKA, from the coding sequence TTGAAGCTGACCTTATGTGAACTCGAAGAACTGCTCATGGGAAGCAGCGATCTGCCCTGTGCGACAGACATCGAAATCACAGCCGTGCGAACTGACAGCAGGCTTGTGAATAAACACGATGTCTTCTTCTGCATTGAGGGCGAGAATTTTGACGGCCATAACTTTGCTGAAGCGGCACTTGATGCCGGAGCGGCAGCCGTTGTTGTTTCCCAGTTCATGCCCGAACTTGAGGGCAGGCAGGCAATAATGGTCCGCGATACCGTACAGGCTCTTGGCCGGGTGGCCGCGTACTGGCGCGAAAAATCTCAGGCCCGCATGATAGCAGTTACAGGTTCCGCCGGAAAAACAACGGTCAAGGAGATGCTCGCCCACGTACTTTCCGGGTCTCATTCTGTGCATAAGAACTTTATGAATATGAACAACCAGTTGGGTCTGCCCCTGTCCATGCTTGAAGCAAGCGGAGAGGAAACATACTGGGTTATGGAACTTGGCATCAGTCTGCCACACGATATGGGAGAACTGGGTCCCATCGCCAGCCCCGATATGGCCATAATCCACAACATCGGACCTGCACACCTTGAAGGTCTGGGTTCTCTGGAAAATGTGGCTGTTCAAAAGGCATCACTTTTCAAATACATCCGTCCCGGCGGCAAGGCTTTGTGCTGCAAGGACCATGAACTGCTCTGGAACGCAGCCAGCGAAATTACAACCCCCGTTGCATTTTCCTCCAGAGATGAGACTGCTGAGTATTACAGTACCCTGTTGCATACCCTGCCTGACGGTTCGGGACGTTTCCTGCTCAAGGCAGGAGAAGAAAGCACAGAGGTCGTGCTTCCCACCTGTGGTGAGCACTTTGCGGAAAACGCAGCAGCGGTGACCTGCGCAGCCCACCAGCTGGGCATGGAGTTGACGGAAATCGCGGAAAGGCTGGCCACAGTTGAAATGCCTAAACAGCGCTTCCACTGCCATACCCACGGCGAATGGGTACTTATTGACGACTCCTACAACGCCAATCCCCTGTCCATGAACCGGGCTATTGACACTGCCAAACGCATTGCCGGGGAAAAGCCGCTGGTACTTGTGCTTGGCGATATGCTGGAATTGGGCAGTGAAGCCGGATCTGCGCATTATGATCTGGGCGAAAAAATCGCCGAGATTAAGCCGAATGCAACTTTTTATTTCGGTCAGCATTATGCTGAAGTGGCAGCCAAGACGAACGGTTGCACCTTGGTTCCGGTCAAGAAACCGGATGAATTTCTCAACGGAATACATGAACTGGGTCTCAGCGACGCGGTAGTCCTCTTTAAAGGGTCGAGGTCCTGCCACATGGAAGAATACTTCTACGCTCTGAACAGCGACATTAATGGGGAGACCGGAGGAAACAAAGCATGA